Proteins encoded in a region of the Anopheles aquasalis chromosome 2, idAnoAquaMG_Q_19, whole genome shotgun sequence genome:
- the LOC126570881 gene encoding glycoprotein-N-acetylgalactosamine 3-beta-galactosyltransferase 1-like isoform X1, protein MKITDLGLRNGNHPRTFITLLFGTVIGFIFATFITSSTVRVNPWMPEYYNHRDTPSVASDPHTGNELRDASGPEQDVGRHGSHEEVHAHENSSISQQLQREVRVLCWIMTNPSNHKQKALHVKRTWGNRCNKLVFMSSKQDPLIDSIALPVGEGRNNLWAKTKEAFKYIYKNHLDEADWFLKADDDTYVVVENLRYMLYAYSPSHPIYFGCRFKPFVKQGYMSGGAGYVLSKEAVKRFVEDAIPNPKCRQDADGSEDVEIGKCLELVKVLAGDSRDSVGRGRFFPFVPEHHLIPNHVGNDFWYVQYAYYKPDEGLDCCSDNAISFHYVAPNQMYVLDYLIYHLRPYGIVGHAQPLPKKLSLADIVRMDDLAKTTPKPATNNTVQGETKANQPKT, encoded by the exons ATGAAGATAACCGATCTTG gTCTTCGCAATGGAAATCATCCTCGAACATTCATCACACTCCTCTTCGGGACGGTGATTGGCTTTATATTTGCTACGTTCATCACATCTTCAACAGTACGGGTGAATCCATGGATGCCGGAATACTACAACCATCGAGACACACCGTCTGTAGCTAGCGATCCGCATACCGGTAACGAGCTACGTGATGCCTCCGGTCCAGAACAGGACGTGGGAAGGCACGGTTCGCATGAAGAGGTTCATGCACACGAAAACTCCTCAATATCACAGCAGCTGCAACGTGAAGTACGCGTCCTGTGTTGGATCATGACCAATCCGTcaaatcacaaacaaaaagcTTTACACGTTAAGCGCACGTGGGGCAATCGGTGTAATAAGCTAGTGTTCATGAGTTCTAAACAAGATCCATTGATCGATTCAATTGCTCTACCAGTCGGCGAAGGAAGGAACAATTTGTGGGCCAAAACGAAAGAAGCTTTCAAATACATCTATAAAAACCACCTGGACGAAGCGGATTGGTTTTTgaaagctgatgatgatac TTACGTAGTCGTAGAGAATCTGCGTTACATGCTCTACGCTTACTCACCAAGCCATCCGATTTACTTCGGGTGCCGTTTCAAGCCGTTCGTTAAGCAGGGGTACATgtctggtggtgccggttatGTGTTGAGCAAAGAAGCAGTCAAACGCTTCGTAGAGGATGCGATACCGAATCCCAAGTGTAGGCAAGATGCTGACGGATCGGAAGATGTCGAGATCGGCAAATGTCTGGAGCTGGTGAAGGTATTAGCAGGCGATTCTCGAGATTCCGTTGGGCGAGGACGATTTTTCCCGTTTGTCCCAGAGCATCATCTCATACCGAACCATGTAGGCAATGATTTCTGGTACGTGCAATACGCGTATTACAAACCGGATGAG GGTCTCGATTGCTGCTCCGATAATGCTATCTCATTTCACTACGTTGCACCGAACCAAATGTACGTGCTGGACTATTTGATTTACCATCTGCGCCCGTACGGTATCGTTGGCCACGCGCAACCTCTACCAAAGAAGCTCAGCCTCGCTGATATAGTGCGAATGGATGATCTGGCAAAGACAACTCCAAAGCCCGCGACGAATAATACGGTGCAGGGCGAAACCAAAGCGAATCAACCAAAGACCTAA
- the LOC126571085 gene encoding protein bangles and beads-like isoform X1, giving the protein MQLCLVIVAAVAFATCYAHPVPKEAVFAVYPVNSALAQHSTDQPFDTKPEQNAETIVAVAASKDAAIEKDTAAAPVAAAAAAEKPLDSKADEQVKVLPLEEPKPATATVEASAKVAEPVAAVKSAPVEELTTKAAEPATTTVASEATKVEAAKDEARVEAEHPATIGEPKSILAEEPTVKKVAEAEPAPVPVVKVASEDVKVSEEKEVPVTNTLKSDEPAAKEEVKAAANAAEQPKPAEPAVKSDVKEEKPVAEPEPKVAVTGEARSAAKEDVSAPESKPEPKTTEVKEEVKIAEPAVKPEPVVVAAVAPAETETKTVGERKTNEPEPKTEGEAIEKPTKVRAAPIVEDLKVQQPVEAEPAPITKIHVTVIQEEVPIERSSVTVKEVVAVKEEDPKEVVAEPKPADPVPVTKSAPAAEVPVKSDEAVVVEKKSATSIKPAPVESDATTTPAVATEAKSTPAEEKKVELKEEAREVTLTKSIPEPVVPVVVVVPSVAAEQSDKTATVVATPAAKVDSVPVVKSEKPEEKPASEVRAASAGAEVSPVVPAEEKKGDKAEEQQAKAADAGSSQPGTPKATEATKDESKDQSVGDSSTTTVKSVTEAEPAPTPAKLKGKKQIPPNLRGYSKRLKLQEARKQHAEQE; this is encoded by the exons ATGCAGCTTTGTCTAGTCATCGTGGCTGCCGTGGCGTTTGCCACGTGCTACGCCCATCCCGTCCCTAAGGAGGCCGTGTTCGCGGTCTATCCCGTCAACAGTGCGTTGGCACAACACTCTACCGATCAGCCGTTCGATACGAAACCGGAACAGAATGCGGAAACGATTGTGGCGGTAGCTGCATCGAAGGATGCTGCAATTGAAAaggatactgctgctgctcctgtcgctgctgctgctgcagccgagAAGCCCCTCGACAGTAAAGCCGATGAGCAGGTTAAGGTACTGCCCCTAGAGGAACCGAAACCAGCCACGGCTACTGTTGAAGCTAGCGCGAAAGTTGCGGAACCCGTTGCTGCCGTAAAGTCCGCCCCGGTGGAGGAGTTGACAACGAAAGCTGCTGAGCCAGCCACAACGACGGTTGCCTCGGAAGCTACTAAGGTGGAAGCCGCTAAAGATGAGGCACGAGTGGAAGCAGAACATCCGGCCACCATTGGCGAGCCGAAGTCAATCTTGGCCGAGGAACCGACGGTGAAGAAGGTCGCGGAAGctgaaccggcaccggtgccagTTGTAAAGGTGGCAAGCGAAGATGTCAAAGTCAGTGAAGAGAAGGAAGTTCCTGTGACAAACACGTTGAAATCGGATGAGCCCGCTGCGAAGGAAGAGGTAAAGGCTGCTGCGAACGCTGCCGAACAGCCAAAACCAGCGGAACCCGCTGTGAAGTCCGACGTTAAGGAGGAAAAGCCCGTTGCTGAACCGGAGCCAAAGGTGGCGGTAACCGGCGAGGCACGATCGGCAGCAAAGGAGGACGTTAGCGCACCAGAATCCAAGCCAGAACCGAAGACAACGGAAGTTAAGGAGGAGGTAAAGATCGCTGAGCCAGCCGTCAAGCCCGaaccggttgttgttgctgctgttgctcctgctgaaACGGAAACCAAGACCGTCGGTGagcgaaaaacgaatgaaCCGGAGCCAAAAACGGAAGGTGAAGCGATTGAAAAGCCGACGAAAGTCCGGGCTGCGCCAATTGTGGAAGATTTGAAGGTGCAGCAACCGGTCGAGGCTGAGCCAGCCCCAATCACCAAGATCCACGTCACCGTCATCCAGGAGGAAGTTCCGATCGAGCGGTCGTCCGTGACGGTCAAGGAGGTAGTAGCGGTGAAGGAGGAAGACCCGAAGGAGGTCGTTgccgaaccgaaaccagcTGATCCAGTTCCAGTGACCAAGAGTGCCCCAGCAGCGGAGGTTCCAGTGAAAAGTGATGAAGCCGTCGTGGTTGAGAAGAAATCGGCTACTAGCATCAAGCCGGCTCCCGTCGAGAGTGATGCAACCACTACTCCGGCGGTAGCAACGGAAGCGAAGAGCACACCagcggaagagaagaaggtagAGCTGAAGGAGGAAGCTCGAGAAGTGACCCTTACCAAATCCATCCCCGAGCCGGttgtcccggtggtggtggtggtgcccagtGTGGCCGCAGAGCAATCGGACAAGACCGCTACCGTGGTTGCTACTCCGGCAGCGAAGGTTGACTCGGTCCCGGTCGTAAAATCGGAAAAGCCCGAAGAAAAACCAGCATCGGAGGTTCGGGCGGCTTCAGCAGGCGCAGAGGTGTCACCGGTAGTGCCCgcggaggagaaaaaaggagatAAAGCCGAGGAACAGCAGGCAAAAGCTGCCGATGCCGGGAGTTCTCAGCCAGGGACGCCCAAGGCAACGGAAGCTACCAAGGACGAAAGTAAGGATCAAAGTGTCGGTGACAGTAGTACAACGACGGTGAAGAGCGTCACGGAGGCCGAACCGGCCCCGACTCCTGCCAAGCTAAAGGGCAAGAAACAGATTCCAC cgaACCTGCGAGGATACAGCAAGCGGCTAAAGTTGCAGGAAGCGCGGAAACAGCACGCGGAACAGGAGTGA
- the LOC126570869 gene encoding submandibular gland secretory Glx-rich protein CB-like: MQCRFVGLLPFCLLLSLTLGGVPSVRSAPQPIDFLLGDEELQAVVKPIPAETTTAVPTTEELQHQQKIDEDEQHEEQATVDPVEDEQQTEDPYEDDYTTEEEEQEREDPVTEEPEVDEEPTTVPVADVPKDGPVKNVTEKVNPTSPSPPPSTTTLPGTSTALPPTSADGSEEDGSGSSEEQLTVNPIVAQEPEDHDSTELAQDVNDFIQDLAIEARAQSKEGSKAVNPPAPTSRVPVEPYPREVVPPMPGSSGYVPKTLASSEESNEQEQVKVNPIVEQTNGPVLTEEQYRTLVDKLNWYDQRRFTGFNQWPTNSFPQRSAGLQRDERQRLYQSHGSDSFHGHSGFHRGVWH; the protein is encoded by the exons ATGCAGTGCCGATTTGTTGGATTGTTACCGTTctgcttgttgttgtcgctgacGCTCGGTGGTGTACCTTCGGTGCGATCGGCACCGCAACCCATCGATTTTCTGTTGGGTGATGAAGAGCTGCAGGCTGTGGTGAAGCCAATTCCAGCGGAAACGACTACCGCGGTACCGACAACGGAggaactgcagcaccagcagaagatTGACGAGGATGAACAGCACGAAGAACAGGCGACAGTCGATCCTGTAGAGGACGAGCAGCAAACGGAAGATCCGTATGAAGATGACTACACgacggaagaggaggaacaaGAGCGTGAGGATCCAGTGACCGAGGAACCAGAAGTGGATGAGGAACCAACAACCGTGCCTGTGGCGGACGTACCGAAGGACGGTCCGGTGAAGAATGTAACGGAAAAAGTTAATccaacatcgccatcgccaccaccatcgacgacaACTTTGCCAGGAACTTCCACGGCACTTCCTCCCACATCGGCCGATGGAAGCGAGGAGGATGGAAGCGGTTCTTCCGAGGAACAACTCACCGTGAACCCAATTGTTGCTCAAGAGCCCGAAGATCACGATTCTACGGAACTCGCGCAAGATGTGAACGATTTCATACAGGATCTGGCCATAGAGGCAAGAGCGCAAAGTAAGGAAGGTTCGAAAGCGGTGAATCCCCCGGCACCAACGAGCCGTGTTCCGGTGGAACCGTACCCGAGAGAGGTAGTGCCACCAATGCCAGGATCTTCGGGTTACGTTCCAAAAACCCTAGCAAGCAGCGAAGAGTCaaacgagcaggagcaggtgAAAGTGAATCCGATCGTTGAACAGACTAACGGTCCAGTGTTAACCGAGGAACAGTACCGCACGCTGGTCGATAAGCTGAACTGGTATGATCAGCGCCGTTTCACAG GTTTCAACCAGTGGCCAACGAATAGCTTTCCGCAACGATCGGCCGGGCTGCAGCGCGATGAACGACAGCGGCTCTATCAAAGTCACGGTTCCGATAGTTTTCATGGTCACAGTGGATTTCACCGTGGGGTGTGGCATTGA
- the LOC126570943 gene encoding SWI/SNF-related matrix-associated actin-dependent regulator of chromatin subfamily A containing DEAD/H box 1 homolog yields the protein MSSLREYRKPAQGENGNGTADGKLSLIPGRKRIQMMGDSDSEGDHGSGSPKKSVPSSPVIKNGSCTPPAKVLSVSEKALRLREVSIKYSTVEILEVQTALVANDWDVEKAIQQLKAAGIKPQIPVSTSLGHTMKRPTMESKQPASKKRKVQQSNGDESDDDSDRPTEQVFDSDEDSDGAYASAKLTPERSGVLAFLNTGTQQELTNVKSLSTKKIDSLVELRPFKDWTDLINKLRSHRQLQTDILNNTQEYLKRRNSLTTIMGKCNKIVKRLEDAIASGGSVVEQPANIAEGLKLAEYQLVGLNWLTIMHRHDMNGILADEMGLGKTIQIISFLAWLKENGEQTRPCLVVVPSSTMDNWEQELIRWCPALSIFKYYGSQAERRMIRVDWAKNGVEEVDVVLTTYHMMGASAEEKKMWRVTEFDYVIFDEAHMLKNVQSQRYQNLMRINAKHRILLTGTPLQNNLLELMSLLCFVMPKLFGSKVEDIKALFQGKAKSSKGEGDDEPSAFEKTQIEQAKLIMKPFILRRLKRDVLSFLPPKTDMLLKLPMIDSQKEKYLETVNEYQKATGVIRENTEVSGMAIMMDLRKLANHPLLLRYYYTDDDVRGMAKKLAKDPDYKGNNVDNIFQDIAYLSDFQLYEMRDKYTSLYDLRLPEKLITSSGKFRKLDELLPQLKADGHRVLIFSQFTMMLDIMERYLKIRKHGYLRLDGSTAVTDRQELIDQYTSDPNLFVFLLSTKAGGLGINLTAADTVIIHDIDFNPYNDKQAEDRAHRMGQKKPVTIYKFISEGSIEEGMMEIAQQKLQLEKDVTEKDGDSRINDHKCMVGLLTMALGMDQNKAEIILKNESPLKTPKDEEF from the exons ATGTCGTCTTTGCGCGAGTATCGGAAGCCAGCCCagggggaaaatggaaacggcaCTGCAG ATGGAAAACTATCGCTCATCCCGGGCCGGAAGCGGATCCAGATGATGGGCGACAGTGACAGCGAAGGTGATCATGGTTCCGGGAGCCCGAAAAAATCCGTCCCCAGCAGCCCTGTGATTAAGAACGGTTCCTGCACACCACCGGCGAAAGTGTTGTCGGTGAGCGAGAAAGCGCTCCGATTACGTGAGGTGTCCATAAAGTATAGCACCGTGGAGATCCTGGAGGTGCAGACGGCCCTGGTGGCGAATGATTGGGATGTGGAAAAAGCGATCCAGCAGTTGAAGGCGGCTGGCATCAAACCACAAATCCCAGTAAGCACTTCGTTGGGCCACACGATGAAACGCCCAACCATGGAATCCAAGCAACCGGCATCCAAAAAGCGGAAAGTACAGCAATCAAACGGCGATGAAAGTGACGACGACTCGGATCGTCCTACGGAGCAGGTCTTCGACAGTGACGAGGATAGCGATGGTGCCTACGCATCCGCCAAGCTTACTCCTGAGCGTAGCGGCGTGCTAGCGTTTCTAAACACCGGCACGCAGCAGGAACTGACCAACGTGAAGTCGTTGTCGACAAAAAAGATTGATTCGCTGGTGGAACTGCGGCCGTTTAAGGATTGGACCGATTTGATTAATAAGCTGCGCTCGCACCGACAATTGCAAACGGACATACTTAACAATACGCAGGAGTACCTGAAGCGCCGCAACAGTCTGACCACGATCATGGGCAAGTGTAACAAGATCGTGAAGCGGCTAGAGGACGCGATCGCTTCGGGTGGAAGCGTCGTAGAACAGCCGGCCAACATTGCCGAAGGACTGAAGCTGGCCGAGTATCAGCTAGTGGGACTGAACTGGCTCACCATCATGCACCGGCATGACATGAACGGCATTCTGGCGGACGAAATGGGCCTTGGTAAAACGATTCAAATTATTTCCTTTCTTGCCTGGCTGAAGGAGAACGGTGAGCAGACCCGGCCATGCTTGGTCGTGGTGCCCTCGTCAACAATGGACAACTGGGAGCAGGAGTTGATCCGATGGTGCCCGGCGTTGAGCATTTTCAAGTACTATGGATCTCAGGCTGAGCGACGGATGATACGAGTAGATTGGGCAAAGAACGGTGTCGAGGAGGTGGACGTGGTGCTGACCACCTATCACATGATGGGTGCCTCagcggaagagaagaaaatgtggCGCGTTACCGAGTTCGATTATGTGATCTTCGACGAAGCGCACATGCTGAAGAACGTACAATCACAGCGATACCAGAACCTGATGCGCATCAATGCCAAGCATCGCATCCTGCTGACCGGAACGCCGCTGCAGAACAATCTGCTAGAGCTTATGTCACTGTTGTGCTTTGTGATGCCCAAGTTGTTCGGTAGCAAGGTGGAGGACATTAAAGCCTTATTCCAGGGCAAAGCG AAATCGTCCAAAGGTGAGGGAGACGATGAACCATCAGCATTCGAAAAGACGCAAATCGAGCAAGCAAAATTGATCATGAAGCCGTTCATTTTACGAAGGCTTAAACGCGATGTGCTTAGTTTCTTGCCACCGAAAACGGATATGTTG TTGAAGCTTCCCATGATAGACTCGCAAAAGGAAAAGTACCTTGAAACTGTTAATGAATATCAAAAGGCCACGGGCGTTATCCGGGAGAACACAGAAGTCAGTGGAATGGCAATCATGATGGACCTGAGAAAGCTCGCCAACCATCCATTGCTGCTGAG ATACTATTATACCGACGATGATGTACGTGGTATGGCAAAGAAACTTGCCAAAGATCCGGACTACAAGGGCAATAATGTGGATAACATTTTCCAAGACATCGCATACCTGTCCGACTTTCAGCTCTATGAAATGAGGGACAAGTACACC AGTCTTTACGATTTGCGTCTGCCGGAAAAGCTGATCACATCGTCCGGCAAGTTCCGCAAGTTGGACGAGCTGCTGCCACAGTTGAAGGCAGACGGACATCGGGTGTTGATATTCAGCCAATTTACTATGATGCTTGACATCATGGAACGCTACCTGAAGATACGCAAGCACGGTTATCTGCGACTGGACGGCTCGACGGCTGTGACAGATCGCCAGGAGCTGATTGATCAGTACACCTCCGATCCGAATCTGTTCGTTTTCTTGCTGTCGACCAAGGCGGGCGGATTGGGTATCAATCTGACGGCGGCCGATACGGTAATCATTCACGACATTGACTTTAACCCGTATAACGATAAGCAGGCCGAGGATCGTGCGCATCGGATGGGTCAGAAGAAACCGGTCACGATCTACAAGTTCATCTCGGAAGGTTCTATCGAAGAGGGCATGATGGAAATTGCGCAACAAAAGTTACAATTGGAAAAGGACGTAACGGAGAAAGATG gTGATAGTCGAATAAACGATCATAAATGTATGGTCGGATTGCTAACGATGGCACTAGGAATGGATCAAAACAAGGCGGAAATAATACTCAAGAATGAATCGCCCTTGAAGACACCAAAGGACGAAGAGTTCTAA
- the LOC126571085 gene encoding protein bangles and beads-like isoform X2, translating into MQLCLVIVAAVAFATCYAHPVPKEAVFAVYPVNSALAQHSTDQPFDTKPEQNAETIVAVAASKDAAIEKDTAAAPVAAAAAAEKPLDSKADEQVKVLPLEEPKPATATVEASAKVAEPVAAVKSAPVEELTTKAAEPATTTVASEATKVEAAKDEARVEAEHPATIGEPKSILAEEPTVKKVAEAEPAPVPVVKVASEDVKVSEEKEVPVTNTLKSDEPAAKEEVKAAANAAEQPKPAEPAVKSDVKEEKPVAEPEPKVAVTGEARSAAKEDVSAPESKPEPKTTEVKEEVKIAEPAVKPEPVVVAAVAPAETETKTVGERKTNEPEPKTEGEAIEKPTKVRAAPIVEDLKVQQPVEAEPAPITKIHVTVIQEEVPIERSSVTVKEVVAVKEEDPKEVVAEPKPADPVPVTKSAPAAEVPVKSDEAVVVEKKSATSIKPAPVESDATTTPAVATEAKSTPAEEKKVELKEEAREVTLTKSIPEPVVPVVVVVPSVAAEQSDKTATVVATPAAKVDSVPVVKSEKPEEKPASEVRAASAGAEVSPVVPAEEKKGDKAEEQQAKAADAGSSQPGTPKATEATKDESKDQSVGDSSTTTVKSVTEAEPAPTPAKLKGKKQIPQP; encoded by the exons ATGCAGCTTTGTCTAGTCATCGTGGCTGCCGTGGCGTTTGCCACGTGCTACGCCCATCCCGTCCCTAAGGAGGCCGTGTTCGCGGTCTATCCCGTCAACAGTGCGTTGGCACAACACTCTACCGATCAGCCGTTCGATACGAAACCGGAACAGAATGCGGAAACGATTGTGGCGGTAGCTGCATCGAAGGATGCTGCAATTGAAAaggatactgctgctgctcctgtcgctgctgctgctgcagccgagAAGCCCCTCGACAGTAAAGCCGATGAGCAGGTTAAGGTACTGCCCCTAGAGGAACCGAAACCAGCCACGGCTACTGTTGAAGCTAGCGCGAAAGTTGCGGAACCCGTTGCTGCCGTAAAGTCCGCCCCGGTGGAGGAGTTGACAACGAAAGCTGCTGAGCCAGCCACAACGACGGTTGCCTCGGAAGCTACTAAGGTGGAAGCCGCTAAAGATGAGGCACGAGTGGAAGCAGAACATCCGGCCACCATTGGCGAGCCGAAGTCAATCTTGGCCGAGGAACCGACGGTGAAGAAGGTCGCGGAAGctgaaccggcaccggtgccagTTGTAAAGGTGGCAAGCGAAGATGTCAAAGTCAGTGAAGAGAAGGAAGTTCCTGTGACAAACACGTTGAAATCGGATGAGCCCGCTGCGAAGGAAGAGGTAAAGGCTGCTGCGAACGCTGCCGAACAGCCAAAACCAGCGGAACCCGCTGTGAAGTCCGACGTTAAGGAGGAAAAGCCCGTTGCTGAACCGGAGCCAAAGGTGGCGGTAACCGGCGAGGCACGATCGGCAGCAAAGGAGGACGTTAGCGCACCAGAATCCAAGCCAGAACCGAAGACAACGGAAGTTAAGGAGGAGGTAAAGATCGCTGAGCCAGCCGTCAAGCCCGaaccggttgttgttgctgctgttgctcctgctgaaACGGAAACCAAGACCGTCGGTGagcgaaaaacgaatgaaCCGGAGCCAAAAACGGAAGGTGAAGCGATTGAAAAGCCGACGAAAGTCCGGGCTGCGCCAATTGTGGAAGATTTGAAGGTGCAGCAACCGGTCGAGGCTGAGCCAGCCCCAATCACCAAGATCCACGTCACCGTCATCCAGGAGGAAGTTCCGATCGAGCGGTCGTCCGTGACGGTCAAGGAGGTAGTAGCGGTGAAGGAGGAAGACCCGAAGGAGGTCGTTgccgaaccgaaaccagcTGATCCAGTTCCAGTGACCAAGAGTGCCCCAGCAGCGGAGGTTCCAGTGAAAAGTGATGAAGCCGTCGTGGTTGAGAAGAAATCGGCTACTAGCATCAAGCCGGCTCCCGTCGAGAGTGATGCAACCACTACTCCGGCGGTAGCAACGGAAGCGAAGAGCACACCagcggaagagaagaaggtagAGCTGAAGGAGGAAGCTCGAGAAGTGACCCTTACCAAATCCATCCCCGAGCCGGttgtcccggtggtggtggtggtgcccagtGTGGCCGCAGAGCAATCGGACAAGACCGCTACCGTGGTTGCTACTCCGGCAGCGAAGGTTGACTCGGTCCCGGTCGTAAAATCGGAAAAGCCCGAAGAAAAACCAGCATCGGAGGTTCGGGCGGCTTCAGCAGGCGCAGAGGTGTCACCGGTAGTGCCCgcggaggagaaaaaaggagatAAAGCCGAGGAACAGCAGGCAAAAGCTGCCGATGCCGGGAGTTCTCAGCCAGGGACGCCCAAGGCAACGGAAGCTACCAAGGACGAAAGTAAGGATCAAAGTGTCGGTGACAGTAGTACAACGACGGTGAAGAGCGTCACGGAGGCCGAACCGGCCCCGACTCCTGCCAAGCTAAAGGGCAAGAAACAGATTCCAC AACCCTGA
- the LOC126570881 gene encoding glycoprotein-N-acetylgalactosamine 3-beta-galactosyltransferase 1-like isoform X2, which yields MKITDLGLRNGNHPRTFITLLFGTVIGFIFATFITSSTVRVNPWMPEYYNHRDTPSVASDPHTGNELRDASGPEQDVGRHGSHEEVHAHENSSISQQLQREVRVLCWIMTNPSNHKQKALHVKRTWGNRCNKLVFMSSKQDPLIDSIALPVGEGRNNLWAKTKEAFKYIYKNHLDEADWFLKADDDTYVVVENLRYMLYAYSPSHPIYFGCRFKPFVKQGYMSGGAGYVLSKEAVKRFVEDAIPNPKCRQDADGSEDVEIGKCLELVKVLAGDSRDSVGRGRFFPFVPEHHLIPNHVGNDFWVSIAAPIMLSHFTTLHRTKCTCWTI from the exons ATGAAGATAACCGATCTTG gTCTTCGCAATGGAAATCATCCTCGAACATTCATCACACTCCTCTTCGGGACGGTGATTGGCTTTATATTTGCTACGTTCATCACATCTTCAACAGTACGGGTGAATCCATGGATGCCGGAATACTACAACCATCGAGACACACCGTCTGTAGCTAGCGATCCGCATACCGGTAACGAGCTACGTGATGCCTCCGGTCCAGAACAGGACGTGGGAAGGCACGGTTCGCATGAAGAGGTTCATGCACACGAAAACTCCTCAATATCACAGCAGCTGCAACGTGAAGTACGCGTCCTGTGTTGGATCATGACCAATCCGTcaaatcacaaacaaaaagcTTTACACGTTAAGCGCACGTGGGGCAATCGGTGTAATAAGCTAGTGTTCATGAGTTCTAAACAAGATCCATTGATCGATTCAATTGCTCTACCAGTCGGCGAAGGAAGGAACAATTTGTGGGCCAAAACGAAAGAAGCTTTCAAATACATCTATAAAAACCACCTGGACGAAGCGGATTGGTTTTTgaaagctgatgatgatac TTACGTAGTCGTAGAGAATCTGCGTTACATGCTCTACGCTTACTCACCAAGCCATCCGATTTACTTCGGGTGCCGTTTCAAGCCGTTCGTTAAGCAGGGGTACATgtctggtggtgccggttatGTGTTGAGCAAAGAAGCAGTCAAACGCTTCGTAGAGGATGCGATACCGAATCCCAAGTGTAGGCAAGATGCTGACGGATCGGAAGATGTCGAGATCGGCAAATGTCTGGAGCTGGTGAAGGTATTAGCAGGCGATTCTCGAGATTCCGTTGGGCGAGGACGATTTTTCCCGTTTGTCCCAGAGCATCATCTCATACCGAACCATGTAGGCAATGATTTCTG GGTCTCGATTGCTGCTCCGATAATGCTATCTCATTTCACTACGTTGCACCGAACCAAATGTACGTGCTGGACTATTTGA